In a genomic window of Chaetodon trifascialis isolate fChaTrf1 chromosome 8, fChaTrf1.hap1, whole genome shotgun sequence:
- the tmcc1a gene encoding transmembrane and coiled-coil domains protein 1 isoform X6: protein MVQRFSLRRQYSKIDRLEVSGLGQTPLAVSCGADSSFPGVEDATPDPQRTKQAIAQLQQKILKLTEQIKIEQTARDDNVAEYLKLANNADKQQSTRIKQVFEKKNQKSAQTIQQLQRKLEHYHRKLREVEHNGIPRQPKDVLRDMQQGLKDVGAKVTGFSEGVVDSVKGGFSSFSQATHSAAGAVVSKPREIASLIRNKFGSADNIPSLKDSLDEPSVEEGVTGAGGRSLGSTGHHLQPSPKYGSEDDCSSATSGSAGANSTTGAPGGPPSSKGNTLERSQSSSLDMLLQEVQEMREGQARLEENLDGLKSHYQRDYTVIMQALQEERFRCERLEEQLNDLTELHQNEILNLKQELASMEEKIAYQSYERARDIQEALEACQTRISKMELQQQQQQVVQLEGLENATARTLLGKLINVLLALMAVLLVFVSTVANCVVPLMKTRSRSLTTLLLILLLAFLWRNWDALSGYTHRALQPPG from the exons ATCGACCGGCTGGAGGTGAGCGGGTTGGGCCAAACACCCTTGGCTGTTTCATGTGGAGCGGATAGTTCATTCCCAGGAGTCGAGGATGCTACCCCAGACCCTCAGCGTACTAAACAGGCAATtgcccagctgcagcagaaaatccTCAAGCTCACAGAGCAGATTAAGATCGAGCAGACAGCCAGGGATGACAACGTTGCTGAGTACCTCAAACTGGCCAACAATGCTGACAAACAGCAAAGCACACGCATCAAACAG gtttTTGAGAAAAAGAACCAGAAGTCGGCGCAGACCATCCAGCAGCTACAAAGGAAATTAGAGCACTACCACCGGAAGCTGCGAGAAGTAGAGCACAATGGTATCCCACGCCAGCCCAAGGATGTTCTGCGGGACATGCAGCAGGGCCTGAAGGATGTCGGAGCCAAAGTCACAGGCTTCAGTGAAGGCGTAGTGGACAGCGTGAAGGGAGGCTTCTCCAGCTTCTCCCAGGCCACCCACTCTGCCGCCGGGGCCGTCGTTTCCAAACCCCGAGAGATTGCCTCGCTGATTCGCAACAAATTTGGCAGCGCTGACAACATCCCCTCGCTTAAAGACTCTCTGGACGAGCCCTCAGTGGAAGAAGGTGTGACGGGGGCTGGCGGACGTTCACTGGGCAGCACCGGGCATCACCTCCAGCCCAGTCCCAAGTACGGCAGTGAGGATGACTGCTCTAGCGCTACGTCAGGCTCAGCGGGGGCCAACAGCACCACAGGGGCTCCTGGGGGTCCCCCCAGTTCTAAGGGTAACACACTGGAAAGGAGCCAGAGCTCCAGCCTGgacatgctgctgcaggaggtgcaggagaTGAGGGAGGGCCAGGCAAGGCTAGAGGAGAACCTTGATGGTTTGAAGAGCCACTATCAGAGAGACTACACCGTTATCATGCAAGCTCTGCAGGAGGAACGCTTCAG gtgtgagcgtctggaggagcagctgaacgACCTGACGGAACTTCACCAGAATGAGATCCTTAACCTCAAACAGGAGCTGGCGAGCATGGAAGAGAAAATCGCCTATCAGTCGTATGAAAGAGCGAGAGACATACAG GAGGCATTGGAGGCCTGTCAGACCAGGATCTCTAAGAtggagctccagcagcagcaacagcaggtcGTACAGTTGGAGGGGCTGGAAAATGCCACAGCCCGGACCCTCCTGGGAAAACTTATCAATGTGCTGCTGGCCCTTATGGCTGTCCTTCTGGTCTTTGTCTCAACTGTGGCCAACTGTGTGGTCCCCCTGATGAAGACACGCTCGCGCTCACtcaccaccctcctcctcatcctcctgctGGCCTTCTTGTGGAGAAACTGGGACGCTCTCTCCGGGTACACACACCGCGCTCTGCAGCCACCAGGATGA
- the tmcc1a gene encoding transmembrane and coiled-coil domains protein 1 isoform X4, translated as MRLPAMEVILNLVTADTSPLPTPTTIDRLEVSGLGQTPLAVSCGADSSFPGVEDATPDPQRTKQAIAQLQQKILKLTEQIKIEQTARDDNVAEYLKLANNADKQQSTRIKQVFEKKNQKSAQTIQQLQRKLEHYHRKLREVEHNGIPRQPKDVLRDMQQGLKDVGAKVTGFSEGVVDSVKGGFSSFSQATHSAAGAVVSKPREIASLIRNKFGSADNIPSLKDSLDEPSVEEGVTGAGGRSLGSTGHHLQPSPKYGSEDDCSSATSGSAGANSTTGAPGGPPSSKGNTLERSQSSSLDMLLQEVQEMREGQARLEENLDGLKSHYQRDYTVIMQALQEERFRCERLEEQLNDLTELHQNEILNLKQELASMEEKIAYQSYERARDIQEALEACQTRISKMELQQQQQQVVQLEGLENATARTLLGKLINVLLALMAVLLVFVSTVANCVVPLMKTRSRSLTTLLLILLLAFLWRNWDALSGYTHRALQPPG; from the exons ACTGCTGACACCTCTCCACTCCCTACTCCCACCACC ATCGACCGGCTGGAGGTGAGCGGGTTGGGCCAAACACCCTTGGCTGTTTCATGTGGAGCGGATAGTTCATTCCCAGGAGTCGAGGATGCTACCCCAGACCCTCAGCGTACTAAACAGGCAATtgcccagctgcagcagaaaatccTCAAGCTCACAGAGCAGATTAAGATCGAGCAGACAGCCAGGGATGACAACGTTGCTGAGTACCTCAAACTGGCCAACAATGCTGACAAACAGCAAAGCACACGCATCAAACAG gtttTTGAGAAAAAGAACCAGAAGTCGGCGCAGACCATCCAGCAGCTACAAAGGAAATTAGAGCACTACCACCGGAAGCTGCGAGAAGTAGAGCACAATGGTATCCCACGCCAGCCCAAGGATGTTCTGCGGGACATGCAGCAGGGCCTGAAGGATGTCGGAGCCAAAGTCACAGGCTTCAGTGAAGGCGTAGTGGACAGCGTGAAGGGAGGCTTCTCCAGCTTCTCCCAGGCCACCCACTCTGCCGCCGGGGCCGTCGTTTCCAAACCCCGAGAGATTGCCTCGCTGATTCGCAACAAATTTGGCAGCGCTGACAACATCCCCTCGCTTAAAGACTCTCTGGACGAGCCCTCAGTGGAAGAAGGTGTGACGGGGGCTGGCGGACGTTCACTGGGCAGCACCGGGCATCACCTCCAGCCCAGTCCCAAGTACGGCAGTGAGGATGACTGCTCTAGCGCTACGTCAGGCTCAGCGGGGGCCAACAGCACCACAGGGGCTCCTGGGGGTCCCCCCAGTTCTAAGGGTAACACACTGGAAAGGAGCCAGAGCTCCAGCCTGgacatgctgctgcaggaggtgcaggagaTGAGGGAGGGCCAGGCAAGGCTAGAGGAGAACCTTGATGGTTTGAAGAGCCACTATCAGAGAGACTACACCGTTATCATGCAAGCTCTGCAGGAGGAACGCTTCAG gtgtgagcgtctggaggagcagctgaacgACCTGACGGAACTTCACCAGAATGAGATCCTTAACCTCAAACAGGAGCTGGCGAGCATGGAAGAGAAAATCGCCTATCAGTCGTATGAAAGAGCGAGAGACATACAG GAGGCATTGGAGGCCTGTCAGACCAGGATCTCTAAGAtggagctccagcagcagcaacagcaggtcGTACAGTTGGAGGGGCTGGAAAATGCCACAGCCCGGACCCTCCTGGGAAAACTTATCAATGTGCTGCTGGCCCTTATGGCTGTCCTTCTGGTCTTTGTCTCAACTGTGGCCAACTGTGTGGTCCCCCTGATGAAGACACGCTCGCGCTCACtcaccaccctcctcctcatcctcctgctGGCCTTCTTGTGGAGAAACTGGGACGCTCTCTCCGGGTACACACACCGCGCTCTGCAGCCACCAGGATGA
- the tmcc1a gene encoding transmembrane and coiled-coil domains protein 1 isoform X5, giving the protein MHWEQFLRLTNGKIDRLEVSGLGQTPLAVSCGADSSFPGVEDATPDPQRTKQAIAQLQQKILKLTEQIKIEQTARDDNVAEYLKLANNADKQQSTRIKQVFEKKNQKSAQTIQQLQRKLEHYHRKLREVEHNGIPRQPKDVLRDMQQGLKDVGAKVTGFSEGVVDSVKGGFSSFSQATHSAAGAVVSKPREIASLIRNKFGSADNIPSLKDSLDEPSVEEGVTGAGGRSLGSTGHHLQPSPKYGSEDDCSSATSGSAGANSTTGAPGGPPSSKGNTLERSQSSSLDMLLQEVQEMREGQARLEENLDGLKSHYQRDYTVIMQALQEERFRCERLEEQLNDLTELHQNEILNLKQELASMEEKIAYQSYERARDIQEALEACQTRISKMELQQQQQQVVQLEGLENATARTLLGKLINVLLALMAVLLVFVSTVANCVVPLMKTRSRSLTTLLLILLLAFLWRNWDALSGYTHRALQPPG; this is encoded by the exons ATGCACTGGGAACAGTTTCTCCGTTTGACTAATGGAAAG ATCGACCGGCTGGAGGTGAGCGGGTTGGGCCAAACACCCTTGGCTGTTTCATGTGGAGCGGATAGTTCATTCCCAGGAGTCGAGGATGCTACCCCAGACCCTCAGCGTACTAAACAGGCAATtgcccagctgcagcagaaaatccTCAAGCTCACAGAGCAGATTAAGATCGAGCAGACAGCCAGGGATGACAACGTTGCTGAGTACCTCAAACTGGCCAACAATGCTGACAAACAGCAAAGCACACGCATCAAACAG gtttTTGAGAAAAAGAACCAGAAGTCGGCGCAGACCATCCAGCAGCTACAAAGGAAATTAGAGCACTACCACCGGAAGCTGCGAGAAGTAGAGCACAATGGTATCCCACGCCAGCCCAAGGATGTTCTGCGGGACATGCAGCAGGGCCTGAAGGATGTCGGAGCCAAAGTCACAGGCTTCAGTGAAGGCGTAGTGGACAGCGTGAAGGGAGGCTTCTCCAGCTTCTCCCAGGCCACCCACTCTGCCGCCGGGGCCGTCGTTTCCAAACCCCGAGAGATTGCCTCGCTGATTCGCAACAAATTTGGCAGCGCTGACAACATCCCCTCGCTTAAAGACTCTCTGGACGAGCCCTCAGTGGAAGAAGGTGTGACGGGGGCTGGCGGACGTTCACTGGGCAGCACCGGGCATCACCTCCAGCCCAGTCCCAAGTACGGCAGTGAGGATGACTGCTCTAGCGCTACGTCAGGCTCAGCGGGGGCCAACAGCACCACAGGGGCTCCTGGGGGTCCCCCCAGTTCTAAGGGTAACACACTGGAAAGGAGCCAGAGCTCCAGCCTGgacatgctgctgcaggaggtgcaggagaTGAGGGAGGGCCAGGCAAGGCTAGAGGAGAACCTTGATGGTTTGAAGAGCCACTATCAGAGAGACTACACCGTTATCATGCAAGCTCTGCAGGAGGAACGCTTCAG gtgtgagcgtctggaggagcagctgaacgACCTGACGGAACTTCACCAGAATGAGATCCTTAACCTCAAACAGGAGCTGGCGAGCATGGAAGAGAAAATCGCCTATCAGTCGTATGAAAGAGCGAGAGACATACAG GAGGCATTGGAGGCCTGTCAGACCAGGATCTCTAAGAtggagctccagcagcagcaacagcaggtcGTACAGTTGGAGGGGCTGGAAAATGCCACAGCCCGGACCCTCCTGGGAAAACTTATCAATGTGCTGCTGGCCCTTATGGCTGTCCTTCTGGTCTTTGTCTCAACTGTGGCCAACTGTGTGGTCCCCCTGATGAAGACACGCTCGCGCTCACtcaccaccctcctcctcatcctcctgctGGCCTTCTTGTGGAGAAACTGGGACGCTCTCTCCGGGTACACACACCGCGCTCTGCAGCCACCAGGATGA